One Deltaproteobacteria bacterium genomic region harbors:
- a CDS encoding lysine biosynthesis protein LysW: MSDLGSIDYLTCPTCDVEIPLDGDERVGQQIYCPYCQVPLKIKKTKTDEIYLQEDF, from the coding sequence ACCTGGGCTCCATCGACTACCTTACGTGCCCCACCTGTGACGTCGAGATACCGCTGGACGGCGACGAAAGGGTGGGCCAGCAGATATACTGCCCTTACTGCCAGGTACCCCTCAAGATAAAGAAGACGAAGACCGACGAGATTTACCTCCAGGAAGATTTTTAA